The Ruminococcaceae bacterium R-25 DNA segment TTACTTTGTGTGCTTAAATTTCTTTACAACCCCATGTACAAGAAATCCCGCAAGATTATTCTTACTGAATAATCCATAAACGAAGTACAATATTCCATAAACAACAACACCGACAAGCACATCTACTATCAGATATACAACAGACGTCGTATGCAGCAGTTGGACAGCCTTTATTGCAATGAACATGCCAAGACCTATCAGCCATAAAACAAGATTATTTTTAATATAGTTCTTGAAAGGAAGATATTTTCTTACAGAAAAAGTAAAGAACAAAGCAACTGTCAATTGAGCTGCAATCGTTCCGATCGCAGCACCGAGTGCAGCAAATTTCGGAATAAATATAAAATTAAAGATCAGATTAATACCTGCTCCGGCAAAAGTTGATTTTATGTAAACCATATCAAGATTATTAGGAATAATATACTGCATCCTTAAAACATTAGCCCATCCGTACATAATGATAGTTGGAACTAAGGCCATCATGATAGGTCCGCTCTTAACAAAATCATTTCCATAGTAAATAAGAACTAATTCATCTGCGATTGCAAGAATTCCAAACATGCAGGAAGTGCTGACTAAAAACGTAAGATCCATAGAAGAACCGATTGTCTTTTCTGCTTTCTCTTTTTCGTTGTGATAAACATAAGACATCTTAGACAGCATAACAGAACCGATTGCAGTAAATACCAGAGCTGGTATCTGTATGATCTTATCTGCATACTCGTAATACGCCAGTTCCGTTTCACTGGCAATTGCACCGATCATAATCTTATCCATTGTCTGGTATATGCTGACAGCAATTGCAGGGACAAACAAAAGAAGCGTCGGTTTAAAATGAATCTTAATATCTTTCCATTTACAAATTCTAAACTTAACTCTTTTTAGTACGATCGGCCATAACAGTAACTCTGAAATCAGAAATAATGCAGACATTATTAAACAGTAAACAGCAACATCATCCTTATCACGAACAAAAACAAATACCGAGATCAAA contains these protein-coding regions:
- a CDS encoding O-antigen/teichoic acid export membrane protein, which encodes MPKAIIMDRKLGKNLVMSIGYNLLTMIVPLITAPYLGRVLGAENVGIYTYVHSVAAYFVMFGMLGLRNYGNRTIARNRDDFELRSKAFSELYSLQLITAGIACAGYIVYLIVFCRIHRLMALIVGLYVLMSVFSVGWFLEGMEMFSTMAIRTMFIKLVNLISVFVFVRDKDDVAVYCLIMSALFLISELLLWPIVLKRVKFRICKWKDIKIHFKPTLLLFVPAIAVSIYQTMDKIMIGAIASETELAYYEYADKIIQIPALVFTAIGSVMLSKMSYVYHNEKEKAEKTIGSSMDLTFLVSTSCMFGILAIADELVLIYYGNDFVKSGPIMMALVPTIIMYGWANVLRMQYIIPNNLDMVYIKSTFAGAGINLIFNFIFIPKFAALGAAIGTIAAQLTVALFFTFSVRKYLPFKNYIKNNLVLWLIGLGMFIAIKAVQLLHTTSVVYLIVDVLVGVVVYGILYFVYGLFSKNNLAGFLVHGVVKKFKHTK